The following coding sequences lie in one Desmodus rotundus isolate HL8 chromosome 1, HLdesRot8A.1, whole genome shotgun sequence genomic window:
- the TESK1 gene encoding dual specificity testis-specific protein kinase 1 has product MAGERPPQRGPGPGPGEAPGEGPPGPGGAGGGRGRPSSYRALRSAVSSLARVDDFHCAEKIGAGFFSEVYKVRHRQSGQVMVLKMNRLPSNRGNTLREVQLMNRLRHPNILRFMGVCVHQGQLHALTEYMNGGTLEQLLSSPEPLSWPVRLHLALDIAHGLRYLHAKGVFHRDLTSKNCLIRREDRSFTAVVGDFGLAEKIPVYREGERKEPLAVVGSPYWMAPEVLRGELYDEKADVFAFGIILCELIARVPADPDYLPRTEDFGLDVPAFRTLVGDDCPLPFLLLAIHCCSMEPSARAPFTEITHHLEWILEQLSEPAPLTRAPLTHNQGSVPRGGPSATLPRPDTRLSRSRSDLFLPPSPESPPSWGDNLTRVNPFSLREDLRGGKIKLLDTPSKPVAPLPLVPPSPLLPTQLPLVTTPETLLQPGTPARRCRSLPSSPELPRRMETVLPGPGPPAVGPSAEERMECEGSSPEPEPPGPALQLPLAVATDNFISTCSPASQPWSPRSGPPLNNNPPAVVVNSPQGWAGEPWNRAQHSLPRAAALERTEPSPPPSAPRESDEGLPCPGCCLGPFSFGFLSMCPRPTPAVARYRNLNCEAGSLLCHRGHHAKPPTPSLQLPGARS; this is encoded by the exons ATGGCCGGGGAACGTCCCCCACAACGGGGCCCTGGGCCCGGGCCCGGAGAGGCGCCGGGGGAGGGGCCCCCGGGGCCGGGGGGCGCGGGTGGAGGCCGGGGCCGCCCCTCCTCCTACCGGGCTCTCCGCAGCGCTGTGTCTAGCCTGGCGCGCGTGGACGATTTCCACTGCGCGGAGAAGATCGGGGCCGGCTTCTTCTCTGAGGTCTACAAG GTTCGGCACCGACAGTCAGGGCAAGTCATGGTGCTGAAAATGAACAGGCTCCCCAGTAACCGGGGAAACACACTACGGGAGGTGCAGCTAATGAACCGGCTCCGGCACCCCAACATCTTAAG gTTCATGGGGGTCTGTGTGCACCAGGGGCAGCTGCACGCTCTTACAGAG TATATGAATGGGGGGACCTTGGAACAGCTGCTCAGCTCCCCCGAGCCCCTATCCTGGCCTGTCAGGCTCCACCTGGCTCTGGACATCGCCCACGGCCTGCGGTACCTACATGCCAAAGGTGTATTCCACCGAGACCTCACATCCAAG AACTGTCTGATCCGTCGGGAAGACCGAAGCTTCACAGCCGTTGTGGGAGACTTCGGGCTGGCTGAGAAGATACCTGTGTATAG ggaaggggaaaggaaggagccaTTGGCTGTGGTGGGTTCGCCATATTGGATGGCTCCAGAGGTGTTGCGGGGTGAGCTATATGATGAGAAG GCTGATGTGTTTGCCTTTGGGATTATCCTCTGTGAGCTCATCGCACGAGTACCCGCGGACCCTGACTACCTACCCCGTACTGAG GACTTTGGCCTGGATGTGCCCGCTTTCCGGACCCTGGTAGGGGATGACTGCCCACTGCCTTTCCTGCTGCTGGCCATCCACTGCTGCAGT ATGGAACCTAGTGCTCGTGCGCCCTTCACCGAAATCACCCATCACCTAGAATGGATCCTGGAGCAACTGTCTGAGCCAGCCCCCCTCACCAGGGCTCCCCTGACACACAATCAGG GGTCTGTTCCAAGAGGGGGTCCCTCTGCCACGCTTCCCAGGCCAGACACCCGGCTCTCCCGAAGCCGGTCAGACCTCTTCCTGCCTCCATCACCAGAATCACCCCCCAGCTGGGGGGACAATCTGACTCGAGTCAACCCCTTCTCACTCCGGGAAGACCTCAGGGGTGGCAAGATCAAGCTCCTGGACACACCTAGCAAGCCAGTCGCTCCCCTACCCCTTGTGCCACCCTCAccactgctccccacccagctgccccTGGTGACCACTCCAGAGACCCTACTCCAGCCTGGGACACCTGCCCGTCGCTGCCGCTCATTACCGTCATCCCCTGAGCTCCCCCGACGTATGGAGACAGTACTGCCAGGTCCTGGCCCTCCTGCTGTGGGCCCCTCAGCTGAAGAGAGGATGGAGTGTGAGGGCAGTAGCCCTGAGCCAGAACCCCCAGGACCAGCTCTCCAGCTGCCCCTGGCCGTGGCCACAGACAACTTCATCAGCACTTGTTCaccagcctcccagccctggtCCCCTAGATCTGGACCTCCCCTTAACAACAACCCCCCAGCTGTGGTGGTGAACTCCccacagggctgggctggggagccctggaACCGGGCCCAGCATAGCCTGCCCCGAGCAGCGGCCCTGGAGCGGACAGAACCCTCGCCGCCCCCTTCAGCTCCTCGGGAGTCCGACGAGGGGCTACCCTGCCCAGGCTGCTGCCTGGGCCCCTTCAGCTTTGGCTTCTTGTCCATGTGCCCCCGCCCCACACCAGCTGTTGCCCGCTACCGCAACCTGAACTGTGAGGCGGGCAGTCTCCTCTGCCACCGAGGGCACCATGCCAAGCCACCCACACCCAGCCTTCAGCTGCCTGGGGCACGCTCTTAG
- the CIMIP2B gene encoding ciliary microtubule inner protein 2B isoform X5, with protein MAVASTFIPGLHPQNPHYIPGYTGHCPLLRFSMGQTYGHMTGQLLRGAPGLAWPPARRILLPPIQPPRSPEVPRGSPAVRRGHKRLSSSMIPGYTGFVPQAQFIFAKNCSQVWAEALNDFTHWCGEQGEQELPKEVKGEDVEKDQEPQPKSQLEEEEPELGQEASPYSMDDRDPHKFFMSGFTGYVPRARFLFGSSFPVLTNQALQEFGQMYSQGKPQMGLKHLPALSRTYPQNLGLLPNYGGYVPGYKFQFGRTYGHLTHDALGLSTFQKQVVA; from the exons ATGGCTGTGGCCAGCACCTTCATACCGGGGCTTCACCCTCAGAATCCTCATTATATCCCAGG GTATACCGGACACTGCCCACTACTTCGGTTCAGCATGGGCCAGACCTATGGGCACATGACCGGTCAGCTACTTCGAGGAGCTCCTGGCCTAGCCTGGCCCCCTGCTCGTCGCATTCTCCTGCCTCCCATTCAGCCTCCAAGATCTCCCGAGGTCCCCAGGGGAAGCCCGGCTGTCAGGCGTGGGCATAAAAGGCTCAGTTCCAGCATGATCCCTGGGTACACAG GTTTTGTCCCCCAGGCACAGTTCATCTTTGCCAAGAACTGCAGCCAGGTCTGGGCTGAGGCTCTGAATGATTTTACCCATTGGTGTGGGGAGCAAGGGGAGCAGGAGCTACCAAAGGAGGTCAAGGGAGAAGACGTGGAAAAAGACCAAGAGCCACAGCCTAAGtcacagctggaggaggaggagccagagctggggcaggag GCTTCCCCCTATTCCATGGATGACAGAGATCCTCACAAGTTCTTCATGTCAG GTTTTACTGGTTATGTGCCCCGAGCCCGCTTCCTCTTCGGCTCCAGCTTTCCTGTGCTCACCAACCAGGCACTGCAGGAATTTGGACAGATGTACTCACAGGGCAAACCCCAGATGGGACTCAAACATCTCCCCGCACTTTCAAGGACCTATCCTCAGAACCTGGGCCTTTTACCTAACTATGGGGGCTACGTGCCAG GGTATAAGTTCCAGTTTGGCCGCACATATGGGCATCTCACCCATGATGCTCTGGGCCTTAGCACCTTCCAGAAGCAGGTCGTGGCGTAG
- the CIMIP2B gene encoding ciliary microtubule inner protein 2B isoform X7 has protein sequence MAVASTFIPGLHPQNPHYIPGYTGHCPLLRFSMGQTYGHMTGQLLRGAPGLAWPPARRILLPPIQPPRSPEVPRGSPAVRRGHKRLSSSMIPGYTGFVPQAQFIFAKNCSQVWAEALNDFTHWCGEQGEQELPKEVKGEDVEKDQEPQPKSQLEEEEPELGQEVGQAVWQEWGASPLLPPIPWMTEILTSSSCQALQEFGQMYSQGKPQMGLKHLPALSRTYPQNLGLLPNYGGYVPGYKFQFGRTYGHLTHDALGLSTFQKQVVA, from the exons ATGGCTGTGGCCAGCACCTTCATACCGGGGCTTCACCCTCAGAATCCTCATTATATCCCAGG GTATACCGGACACTGCCCACTACTTCGGTTCAGCATGGGCCAGACCTATGGGCACATGACCGGTCAGCTACTTCGAGGAGCTCCTGGCCTAGCCTGGCCCCCTGCTCGTCGCATTCTCCTGCCTCCCATTCAGCCTCCAAGATCTCCCGAGGTCCCCAGGGGAAGCCCGGCTGTCAGGCGTGGGCATAAAAGGCTCAGTTCCAGCATGATCCCTGGGTACACAG GTTTTGTCCCCCAGGCACAGTTCATCTTTGCCAAGAACTGCAGCCAGGTCTGGGCTGAGGCTCTGAATGATTTTACCCATTGGTGTGGGGAGCAAGGGGAGCAGGAGCTACCAAAGGAGGTCAAGGGAGAAGACGTGGAAAAAGACCAAGAGCCACAGCCTAAGtcacagctggaggaggaggagccagagctggggcaggaggtgggacaA GCAGTATGGCAGGAGTGGGGAGCCTCACCTCT GCTTCCCCCTATTCCATGGATGACAGAGATCCTCACAAGTTCTTCATGTCAG GCACTGCAGGAATTTGGACAGATGTACTCACAGGGCAAACCCCAGATGGGACTCAAACATCTCCCCGCACTTTCAAGGACCTATCCTCAGAACCTGGGCCTTTTACCTAACTATGGGGGCTACGTGCCAG GGTATAAGTTCCAGTTTGGCCGCACATATGGGCATCTCACCCATGATGCTCTGGGCCTTAGCACCTTCCAGAAGCAGGTCGTGGCGTAG
- the CIMIP2B gene encoding ciliary microtubule inner protein 2B isoform X3, translated as MAVASTFIPGLHPQNPHYIPGMGQTYGHMTGQLLRGAPGLAWPPARRILLPPIQPPRSPEVPRGSPAVRRGHKRLSSSMIPGYTGFVPQAQFIFAKNCSQVWAEALNDFTHWCGEQGEQELPKEVKGEDVEKDQEPQPKSQLEEEEPELGQEVGQASPYSMDDRDPHKFFMSGEGRHCRNLDRCTHRANPRWDSNISPHFQGPILRTWAFYLTMGATCQGISSSLAAHMGISPMMLWALAPSRSRSWRRYQDCEFSLTFSSFPAILWRRERWAGGWGEAQRENGLEAKHLFY; from the exons ATGGCTGTGGCCAGCACCTTCATACCGGGGCTTCACCCTCAGAATCCTCATTATATCCCAGG CATGGGCCAGACCTATGGGCACATGACCGGTCAGCTACTTCGAGGAGCTCCTGGCCTAGCCTGGCCCCCTGCTCGTCGCATTCTCCTGCCTCCCATTCAGCCTCCAAGATCTCCCGAGGTCCCCAGGGGAAGCCCGGCTGTCAGGCGTGGGCATAAAAGGCTCAGTTCCAGCATGATCCCTGGGTACACAG GTTTTGTCCCCCAGGCACAGTTCATCTTTGCCAAGAACTGCAGCCAGGTCTGGGCTGAGGCTCTGAATGATTTTACCCATTGGTGTGGGGAGCAAGGGGAGCAGGAGCTACCAAAGGAGGTCAAGGGAGAAGACGTGGAAAAAGACCAAGAGCCACAGCCTAAGtcacagctggaggaggaggagccagagctggggcaggaggtgggacaA GCTTCCCCCTATTCCATGGATGACAGAGATCCTCACAAGTTCTTCATGTCAGGTGAGGGGAG GCACTGCAGGAATTTGGACAGATGTACTCACAGGGCAAACCCCAGATGGGACTCAAACATCTCCCCGCACTTTCAAGGACCTATCCTCAGAACCTGGGCCTTTTACCTAACTATGGGGGCTACGTGCCAG GGTATAAGTTCCAGTTTGGCCGCACATATGGGCATCTCACCCATGATGCTCTGGGCCTTAGCACCTTCCAGAAGCAGGTCGTGGCGTAGGTACCAGGACTGCGAGTTCTCTCTTACCTTTTCATCTTTCCCAGCCATCctttggaggagagagagatgggctggagggtggggggaggcacaAAGAGAAAATGGTTTGGAGGCCAAGCACCTTTTTTATTAA
- the CIMIP2B gene encoding ciliary microtubule inner protein 2B isoform X6, whose translation MAVASTFIPGLHPQNPHYIPGYTGHCPLLRFSMGQTYGHMTGQLLRGAPGLAWPPARRILLPPIQPPRSPEVPRGSPAVRRGHKRLSSSMIPGYTGFVPQAQFIFAKNCSQVWAEALNDFTHWCGEQGEQELPKEVKGEDVEKDQEPQPKSQLEEEEPELGQEASPYSMDDRDPHKFFMSGTAGIWTDVLTGQTPDGTQTSPRTFKDLSSEPGPFT comes from the exons ATGGCTGTGGCCAGCACCTTCATACCGGGGCTTCACCCTCAGAATCCTCATTATATCCCAGG GTATACCGGACACTGCCCACTACTTCGGTTCAGCATGGGCCAGACCTATGGGCACATGACCGGTCAGCTACTTCGAGGAGCTCCTGGCCTAGCCTGGCCCCCTGCTCGTCGCATTCTCCTGCCTCCCATTCAGCCTCCAAGATCTCCCGAGGTCCCCAGGGGAAGCCCGGCTGTCAGGCGTGGGCATAAAAGGCTCAGTTCCAGCATGATCCCTGGGTACACAG GTTTTGTCCCCCAGGCACAGTTCATCTTTGCCAAGAACTGCAGCCAGGTCTGGGCTGAGGCTCTGAATGATTTTACCCATTGGTGTGGGGAGCAAGGGGAGCAGGAGCTACCAAAGGAGGTCAAGGGAGAAGACGTGGAAAAAGACCAAGAGCCACAGCCTAAGtcacagctggaggaggaggagccagagctggggcaggag GCTTCCCCCTATTCCATGGATGACAGAGATCCTCACAAGTTCTTCATGTCAG GCACTGCAGGAATTTGGACAGATGTACTCACAGGGCAAACCCCAGATGGGACTCAAACATCTCCCCGCACTTTCAAGGACCTATCCTCAGAACCTGGGCCTTTTACCTAA
- the SIT1 gene encoding signaling threshold-regulating transmembrane adapter 1 — MSRCDNSTLAPGIPSFTEAWGLWSLLGAVTLLLLISLAVHLSRWTSGWSRSHPSEGHSGGSVEEVPLYGNLHYLKTGRLSQEPGPDQQDPTLGGPTRAAEEVMCYTSLQLRPPQGRIPSPGTPIKYSEVVLDSETKPQTSGPEPELYASVCAQTRRGRASFPDQAYANSQTAPS; from the exons ATGAGCAGATGTGACAACTCCACGCTAGCACCCG GAATTCCCTCCTTTACTGAGGCCTGGGGATTGTGGTCCCTCTTAGGGGCTGTGACGCTGCTGCTTCTCATCTCACTGGCTGTGCACTTGTCCCGATGGACTAGTGGCTGGAGCAGGAGCCATCCAAGCGAGGGACA TTCCGGAGGGTCTGTGGAAGAGGTTCCCCTGTATGGGAACCTACATTATCTGAAGACAG GACGGCTGTCTCAAGAACCAGGGCCAGACCAGCAGGATCCAACACTGGGAGGCCCCACCAGG GCTGCAGAGGAGGTGATGTGCTATACCAGCCTGCAGCTGCGGCCTCCTCAGGGCCGGATCCCGAGCCCTGGAACTCCCATCAAGTACTCAGAGGTGGTGCTGGACTCTGAGACAAAGCCCCAGACCTCAGGCCCGGAGCCAGAGCTCTACGCGTCGGTGTGTGCCCAGACCCGCAGAGGCCGGGCTTCCTTCCCAGACCAGGCCTATGCCAACAGCCAGACTGCACCCAGCTGA
- the CIMIP2B gene encoding ciliary microtubule inner protein 2B isoform X2 — MAVASTFIPGLHPQNPHYIPGYTGHCPLLRFSMGQTYGHMTGQLLRGAPGLAWPPARRILLPPIQPPRSPEVPRGSPAVRRGHKRLSSSMIPGYTGFVPQAQFIFAKNCSQVWAEALNDFTHWCGEQGEQELPKEVKGEDVEKDQEPQPKSQLEEEEPELGQEASPYSMDDRDPHKFFMSGEGRHCRNLDRCTHRANPRWDSNISPHFQGPILRTWAFYLTMGATCQGISSSLAAHMGISPMMLWALAPSRSRSWRRYQDCEFSLTFSSFPAILWRRERWAGGWGEAQRENGLEAKHLFY; from the exons ATGGCTGTGGCCAGCACCTTCATACCGGGGCTTCACCCTCAGAATCCTCATTATATCCCAGG GTATACCGGACACTGCCCACTACTTCGGTTCAGCATGGGCCAGACCTATGGGCACATGACCGGTCAGCTACTTCGAGGAGCTCCTGGCCTAGCCTGGCCCCCTGCTCGTCGCATTCTCCTGCCTCCCATTCAGCCTCCAAGATCTCCCGAGGTCCCCAGGGGAAGCCCGGCTGTCAGGCGTGGGCATAAAAGGCTCAGTTCCAGCATGATCCCTGGGTACACAG GTTTTGTCCCCCAGGCACAGTTCATCTTTGCCAAGAACTGCAGCCAGGTCTGGGCTGAGGCTCTGAATGATTTTACCCATTGGTGTGGGGAGCAAGGGGAGCAGGAGCTACCAAAGGAGGTCAAGGGAGAAGACGTGGAAAAAGACCAAGAGCCACAGCCTAAGtcacagctggaggaggaggagccagagctggggcaggag GCTTCCCCCTATTCCATGGATGACAGAGATCCTCACAAGTTCTTCATGTCAGGTGAGGGGAG GCACTGCAGGAATTTGGACAGATGTACTCACAGGGCAAACCCCAGATGGGACTCAAACATCTCCCCGCACTTTCAAGGACCTATCCTCAGAACCTGGGCCTTTTACCTAACTATGGGGGCTACGTGCCAG GGTATAAGTTCCAGTTTGGCCGCACATATGGGCATCTCACCCATGATGCTCTGGGCCTTAGCACCTTCCAGAAGCAGGTCGTGGCGTAGGTACCAGGACTGCGAGTTCTCTCTTACCTTTTCATCTTTCCCAGCCATCctttggaggagagagagatgggctggagggtggggggaggcacaAAGAGAAAATGGTTTGGAGGCCAAGCACCTTTTTTATTAA
- the CIMIP2B gene encoding ciliary microtubule inner protein 2B isoform X4 yields the protein MAVASTFIPGLHPQNPHYIPGYTGHCPLLRFSMGQTYGHMTGQLLRGAPGLAWPPARRILLPPIQPPRSPEVPRGSPAVRRGHKRLSSSMIPGYTGFVPQAQFIFAKNCSQVWAEALNDFTHWCGEQGEQELPKEVKGEDVEKDQEPQPKSQLEEEEPELGQEVGQASPYSMDDRDPHKFFMSGFTGYVPRARFLFGSSFPVLTNQALQEFGQMYSQGKPQMGLKHLPALSRTYPQNLGLLPNYGGYVPGYKFQFGRTYGHLTHDALGLSTFQKQVVA from the exons ATGGCTGTGGCCAGCACCTTCATACCGGGGCTTCACCCTCAGAATCCTCATTATATCCCAGG GTATACCGGACACTGCCCACTACTTCGGTTCAGCATGGGCCAGACCTATGGGCACATGACCGGTCAGCTACTTCGAGGAGCTCCTGGCCTAGCCTGGCCCCCTGCTCGTCGCATTCTCCTGCCTCCCATTCAGCCTCCAAGATCTCCCGAGGTCCCCAGGGGAAGCCCGGCTGTCAGGCGTGGGCATAAAAGGCTCAGTTCCAGCATGATCCCTGGGTACACAG GTTTTGTCCCCCAGGCACAGTTCATCTTTGCCAAGAACTGCAGCCAGGTCTGGGCTGAGGCTCTGAATGATTTTACCCATTGGTGTGGGGAGCAAGGGGAGCAGGAGCTACCAAAGGAGGTCAAGGGAGAAGACGTGGAAAAAGACCAAGAGCCACAGCCTAAGtcacagctggaggaggaggagccagagctggggcaggaggtgggacaA GCTTCCCCCTATTCCATGGATGACAGAGATCCTCACAAGTTCTTCATGTCAG GTTTTACTGGTTATGTGCCCCGAGCCCGCTTCCTCTTCGGCTCCAGCTTTCCTGTGCTCACCAACCAGGCACTGCAGGAATTTGGACAGATGTACTCACAGGGCAAACCCCAGATGGGACTCAAACATCTCCCCGCACTTTCAAGGACCTATCCTCAGAACCTGGGCCTTTTACCTAACTATGGGGGCTACGTGCCAG GGTATAAGTTCCAGTTTGGCCGCACATATGGGCATCTCACCCATGATGCTCTGGGCCTTAGCACCTTCCAGAAGCAGGTCGTGGCGTAG
- the CD72 gene encoding B-cell differentiation antigen CD72 — MAESVTYADLRFVKAPLKKRISSHLGQDPEADDDGELTYENVQVLPISGGASSLASSGPGDKARLQSEPLTASWSPVTSPAARRLLVCRSAFSKYLLGLLLTCLLLGMAAISLGVRYLQVSQQLQHMNRVLEATNSSLRQQLHLKITQLGQREQDLQGSRRELAQSQEALEVKQKDYQAVKEQLQACQSDSKVTKETLQREEEQRRKLEERLNSMRDTLRPYFTGPADNCCPVGWVLMEKKCFYISAVKRNWEESKSFCNTLSSSLATIDYLYSV; from the exons ATGGCTGAGTCTGTCACCTACGCGGACCTGCGGTTTGTGAAGGCTCCCCTGAAGAAGAGAATCTCCAGCCATTTAGGGCAGG ATCCAGAGGCTGACGATGATGGGGAGCTCACCTATGAGAATGTACAAGTGCTCCCAATCTCAGGGGGAGCCTCAAGCTTGGCTTCCTCTGGACCAGGAGACAAAGCTC GTCTTCAGTCGGAGCCGCTGACTGCGTCCTGGAGCCCCGTGACGTCGCCAGCAGCCCGGCGCCTCCTGGTCT GCCGTTCAGCCTTCTCGAAATACCTCCTGGGCCTGCTCCTCACCTGCCTGCTGTTAGGGATGGCTGCTATCTCCCTGGGAGTGCGCT ATCTGCAGGTGTCTCAGCAGCTCCAGCACATGAACAGGGTTCTGGAGGCCACTAACAGCAGTCTGAGGCAGCAACTCCACCTGAAGATCacccagctggggcagagggaacaggatCTGCAGGGGTCCAGGAGGGAGCTGGCCCAGAGTCAGGAAGCACTAGAGGTGAAACAGAAGGATTACCAGGCTGTCAAGGAGCAATTACAGGCCTGCCAGTCGGACAGCAAGGTGACAAAGGAGACTTTGCAAAGGGAGGAggaacagaggaggaagctggaggAGAGGCTGAATAGCATGCGGGACACACTGAGGCCCTACTTCACGGGCCCAGCAG aCAACTGCTGTCCCGTGGGATGGGTACTGATGGAGAAGAAATGCTTTTACATCTCAGCTGTTAAGAGAAATTGGGAAGAGAGCAAAAGCTTTTGTAATACTCTGTCCTCCAGCCTGGCCACAATTGACTATTTGTATTCA GTATAA
- the CIMIP2B gene encoding ciliary microtubule inner protein 2B isoform X1, with amino-acid sequence MAVASTFIPGLHPQNPHYIPGYTGHCPLLRFSMGQTYGHMTGQLLRGAPGLAWPPARRILLPPIQPPRSPEVPRGSPAVRRGHKRLSSSMIPGYTGFVPQAQFIFAKNCSQVWAEALNDFTHWCGEQGEQELPKEVKGEDVEKDQEPQPKSQLEEEEPELGQEVGQASPYSMDDRDPHKFFMSGEGRHCRNLDRCTHRANPRWDSNISPHFQGPILRTWAFYLTMGATCQGISSSLAAHMGISPMMLWALAPSRSRSWRRYQDCEFSLTFSSFPAILWRRERWAGGWGEAQRENGLEAKHLFY; translated from the exons ATGGCTGTGGCCAGCACCTTCATACCGGGGCTTCACCCTCAGAATCCTCATTATATCCCAGG GTATACCGGACACTGCCCACTACTTCGGTTCAGCATGGGCCAGACCTATGGGCACATGACCGGTCAGCTACTTCGAGGAGCTCCTGGCCTAGCCTGGCCCCCTGCTCGTCGCATTCTCCTGCCTCCCATTCAGCCTCCAAGATCTCCCGAGGTCCCCAGGGGAAGCCCGGCTGTCAGGCGTGGGCATAAAAGGCTCAGTTCCAGCATGATCCCTGGGTACACAG GTTTTGTCCCCCAGGCACAGTTCATCTTTGCCAAGAACTGCAGCCAGGTCTGGGCTGAGGCTCTGAATGATTTTACCCATTGGTGTGGGGAGCAAGGGGAGCAGGAGCTACCAAAGGAGGTCAAGGGAGAAGACGTGGAAAAAGACCAAGAGCCACAGCCTAAGtcacagctggaggaggaggagccagagctggggcaggaggtgggacaA GCTTCCCCCTATTCCATGGATGACAGAGATCCTCACAAGTTCTTCATGTCAGGTGAGGGGAG GCACTGCAGGAATTTGGACAGATGTACTCACAGGGCAAACCCCAGATGGGACTCAAACATCTCCCCGCACTTTCAAGGACCTATCCTCAGAACCTGGGCCTTTTACCTAACTATGGGGGCTACGTGCCAG GGTATAAGTTCCAGTTTGGCCGCACATATGGGCATCTCACCCATGATGCTCTGGGCCTTAGCACCTTCCAGAAGCAGGTCGTGGCGTAGGTACCAGGACTGCGAGTTCTCTCTTACCTTTTCATCTTTCCCAGCCATCctttggaggagagagagatgggctggagggtggggggaggcacaAAGAGAAAATGGTTTGGAGGCCAAGCACCTTTTTTATTAA